In Motilibacter aurantiacus, the genomic stretch CAGGGCAGCGGGTCGGCCTGGGCGCGCAGCAGCTGCAGCAGCTGGGCGGGGTCGGCCTTGGGGTGGGTCGACTTGAGCAGCGCGGCCACGCCGGCGACGTGCGGGGAGGCCATCGACGTGCCGGAGATCGTGCCGTAGCGGTCGCCGGGGAAAGTCGACAGGATGCTCGAGCCGGGGGCCGCTACGTCGATCTTGCCGTAGCCGTAGTTCGAGAAGCCCGACTTGGCCTTCGCCTGCGTCACCGAGGCGACCTGCACCACGCCCGGCGCCTCGGTCGGCAGGCTGAGGCACTCGGCGTCGACCGGGCGGGTCACGGGCGTGCTGTCGTCAGGGCTCGTCGCGTCCGTGGTCTTGTTCGCCAGGTCGTAGTTCTCGTTGCCGGCGGCGGCCACGTTGAAGACGTCCTGCTCCGTGGCGTACGCGATCGCCTTGAGCACCGCGTCCTGGACCGCGGCCTGGTCCTCGTCGCCCCGGCACCAGAACAGCCACGGGTCGACGTAGTAGCTGTTGTTCGTCACGTCGAAGTCGTGCTGGGCGGCCCACATGAAGCCGCAGATCGCAGCCTCCGGGTAGATGAGGCCGTCAGGGTTGACGACCTTCACCGCCGCGAGGGTGACGCCGGGGGCCACCCCGACGACGCCCACGCCGTTGCGGGCAGCCGCGACCGTCCCGGCGACGTGCGTGCCGTGGTAGTCCGCCGTCGGGCTGGCCGGGCGCCACGAGCCGACGCTCGAGTCCGGCTTGCCGCTCAGGCAGTCGGTCGAGAGCGAGTCGTCGACCTGCGCGGCCAGGTCCTGGTGCGTGTCGTCGATGCCGTCGTCGAGGATGCCCACGACCACGCGCTTGCTGCCCGGGTTGATCTCCTGGGCCTGCGTCGCCTTGATGAGCGGCAGGTCCCACTGCCGCGACTCCAGGGGGTCGGGCGTGACCGCGGACGCCGTCGCCCTCGCGGTCCGCCGGCCGGCCGATGCGACGGCGGTGGCGTCGTCGACGGAGGCCTCGATGCCGGCGGTCCGGGTCTGCCCCACCGACCAGATGTCGCCCTTGGGGCCGCGGGCGCGCAGGTTGTCGGCGAACTCGGGGTCGGACGACCGCGCGATGACCACGCCGATCTTCCGGTACGTCTCCACCACGGTCCCGCCGTTGGCGACGACGGCCTCCGCGGCGGCTCGGGTGTGCGAGGAGTTCGGCTTGGTGTTGACGACGTAGCTGAGCAGCGGGCCGTCCTCGGCCGCGCTCGCCGGGGCCGAGGGCAGCGAGGCCCCCGCGGCCGCGAGCGCCGTGCCGAGGGCCAGGGTTCCGAGCCGGGAGGCCCGGCGTGGCGAAGAGATCAAGGCAATACTCCTGCGACGAGCTGCGCGCCCCGGACGGGGCGACGCCGGAGGCTACCCCGGGTTCGTTTCCCGGGGACGCGACTTCCGGGAAAAATGTGGCCGAAACGGTGCCGCGCCCGGAGCCCTGCTCCGGCGCGCCCGGTGCGCCGACGGGCCGCGACGCACCGCGCGGCGGCTGCTTTGATGCTTCCGTGACCGACCCCACGCCCTCCGGCCCCGACGAGCTGACCTTCCCCCGCCTCTCGGCCCGCAGCCAGCGTTTCCGGCTCGGGGCGCCGCGCACCGTCACGGTGTCGCCCGACGGGGAGCGGGTGGTGTTCGTACGCTCCGGCGGGCCCTTCGACCGGGTCGGGCGGCTGCTGGTGCTCGACGTGCGCAGTGGCCAGGAGCGCGTGGTCGTCGACCCGCACACCCTGCTCTCGGCAGGCGAGGAGGACCTGCCGCCGCAGGAGCGGGCCCGGCGCGAGCGGTTGCGCGAGGGGGCGGGCGGCGTGACCGCGTACGCCGTCGACCGGGACTGCCGGGTCGCGGCGCTCGCCCTCGGGGGGCGCGTCGTGGTGGCCGACCTCGTCGCCGGCACGGCCCGCCTGCTCGGCACCGCGACCCCTGCCGTCGACCCGCGCCCCTCTCCCACCGGCGGGCACGTGGCGTACGTCGCGGGGGGCGCGCTGCGGGCCGTGTCCCTGGACGCCGGGGACGACCGCCCGCTCGCCGAGCCCGACGGCCCGGACGTGACGTGGGGGCTCGCGGACTTCGTCGCCGCGGAAGAGATGCACCGCTACCGCGGCTTCTGGTGGTCGCCCGACGGCGAGCGCCTGCTCGCGGCCCGCGTCGACGAGTCGCCCGTGCAGCGCTGGCACATCGCCGACCCCGCGCACCCGGAGCGGCCGGCGACCGAGCTCGCCTACCCGGCTGCCGGCACGGCGAACGCCGACGTACGGCTCGCCTGCCTGGGGCTGGACGGCTCACAGGTCCCGGTCCAGTGGGATGCATCGCAGTTCCCGTATCTCGCTTCGGTGTCTTGGGCTTCGGGCTTCGACCCTCTCCTGCACGTGCAGGCACGCGACCAGCGGTCTGCCCGGGCCCTCGCCGTCGACGCGGCGAGCGGTGCGACCCGCGTCGTGCACGAGCAGTCCGACGAGCACTGGCTGGAGCTCGTGCCGGGTGCACCCGCATGGCTCCCCGACGGCCGGCTGCTGACGACGCTGGACGACGGCGACACCCGCCGGCTGGCGGTCGACGGGGCGGCGGTCACGCCCCCCGGCCTGCAGGTCGAGGCCGTCACCGCGGTCGA encodes the following:
- a CDS encoding S9 family peptidase encodes the protein MTDPTPSGPDELTFPRLSARSQRFRLGAPRTVTVSPDGERVVFVRSGGPFDRVGRLLVLDVRSGQERVVVDPHTLLSAGEEDLPPQERARRERLREGAGGVTAYAVDRDCRVAALALGGRVVVADLVAGTARLLGTATPAVDPRPSPTGGHVAYVAGGALRAVSLDAGDDRPLAEPDGPDVTWGLADFVAAEEMHRYRGFWWSPDGERLLAARVDESPVQRWHIADPAHPERPATELAYPAAGTANADVRLACLGLDGSQVPVQWDASQFPYLASVSWASGFDPLLHVQARDQRSARALAVDAASGATRVVHEQSDEHWLELVPGAPAWLPDGRLLTTLDDGDTRRLAVDGAAVTPPGLQVEAVTAVDSDGVVFSGTSDGYSAGPWLWRADGTLERLAPAEGVFSLQRGGGTVVLTGSTPTTQAATRVCRPDRPEQVLRSDAARFPFPAAPDSIFAAGPRGVRTAVVLPRAQAEGPLPVLLDPYGGPGHREVVAAQGAWLEPQWLADQGFAVVVADGRGTPGRGPRWEREIAGGRWAQAVLEDQVDALRAAAERYPGRLDLSRVAIRGWSFGGYLAALAVLRRPDVFCAAIAGAPVTDWSLYDTHYTERYLGSPAEHPDRYAANSLLDDAPGLQRPLLLIHGLADDNVVAAHTLRLSTALLAAGRPHTVLPLSGVSHMTPQESVAENLLLLQVEFLRDALRRPAPPD
- a CDS encoding S8 family peptidase, translated to MISSPRRASRLGTLALGTALAAAGASLPSAPASAAEDGPLLSYVVNTKPNSSHTRAAAEAVVANGGTVVETYRKIGVVIARSSDPEFADNLRARGPKGDIWSVGQTRTAGIEASVDDATAVASAGRRTARATASAVTPDPLESRQWDLPLIKATQAQEINPGSKRVVVGILDDGIDDTHQDLAAQVDDSLSTDCLSGKPDSSVGSWRPASPTADYHGTHVAGTVAAARNGVGVVGVAPGVTLAAVKVVNPDGLIYPEAAICGFMWAAQHDFDVTNNSYYVDPWLFWCRGDEDQAAVQDAVLKAIAYATEQDVFNVAAAGNENYDLANKTTDATSPDDSTPVTRPVDAECLSLPTEAPGVVQVASVTQAKAKSGFSNYGYGKIDVAAPGSSILSTFPGDRYGTISGTSMASPHVAGVAALLKSTHPKADPAQLLQLLRAQADPLPCPTTGAAAAQCTGTTAYNSLFGYGLVDALDAVS